A section of the Vespa velutina chromosome 6, iVesVel2.1, whole genome shotgun sequence genome encodes:
- the LOC124949899 gene encoding TATA box-binding protein-associated factor RNA polymerase I subunit B — translation MASKCFYLLELYLFIYLYSCNGSAPVETIQERSKTGEDVTMDLIVPGLNYFLYTYMRLRKIIFQQVSMEGDTKIKQVCRVCGGTQFSKEAGYFYCEICQTQNEEIREEVLEIRADPTTKLRKITIKQQKDRKHGENQGWTTWEIYNFVLIGLTDELIELGASPDIKLTVLQLWAAYLNKLEVAFISITKKCVPKLSKRYRKKDAEIIYGKVRSQRKIRKRNRTNINSASNSMISGTQSDGGSQTFHRNKKLMINADYEKYMKSQTNSDAFSAITQSGYSSDGGTSIEAEGKVSFSKHAKEESKKIKELSKKIPYGKRIKYRETHITTQYKAGPYIITAMKLWAIVYLGLRIHKEPIQLSDMLRYAREGHMSYYRLDHLVPSEVKLSQNDVNFLTQNTEITHKGMRRIAASMAKFIGIKKMSCPNLFPLISRYCQELALPRGVLLYAERFIALSPPTMIFDFKRSYIPNYEARAMAFIIVVLKVLFGLDGITENIISKTAEHINNVARKRDVLDTKLFSFCEWQRYIECRKNILVNNHFPTKLKYNPSIPLKNNMYFKFLEFIKSKKDGEAPEITNYKHLFPRDLSDAMKRCFEKLNQDNITSEDMTIFTPSLTPFHSYLQQLYDNASNEFPDILKTDFYVTKVGYMTHVKDFKQLAAQCNINLEIIDSRSHFIDKIVPFFEPNKMTNLLDLKEDVQVHDYIESEEENVKKIENFVSYMDKNIPCYTRINDTKLQHFDDVQSSFKKITNFECNDHNDFIFGDVLPNGKLLIPKEDNSESEDDVLYPKDIEKKTEFMNIEFYQKYNIELTHYEQESMLKPQKEETIEDFMKRKMHQFRDSKGKFIKAVEVKKFMNMYNFMNPNIIDNFNFYELHNFTGLNFDVSLNQSDNLEMDIFKESYDILEEQKQILDREYNYSGNFKDLDDCLDLFDISDNLDENQDINETNFPLNKDIDPIEQKFDNMKFYRPFQDYWMYHCIFSRVKGKNFELFEKILPRSFRWLLNEAANILEMTTEDLYEEICTIESFYSQILNPDDVLEDSTRLHRSLIISKW, via the exons atggcttctaaatgtttctatttattagagctatatttatttatttatttatattcttgcAACGGAAGTGCACCGGTGGAAACGATACAAGAGAGAAGCAAAACCGGCGAAGATGTGACTATGGATTTAATTGTACCTGGACTGAATTActttctttatacatatatgcgtcTAAGGAAAATTATAT TTCAACAAGTTTCAATGGAAGGAGATACAAAAATTAAGCAAGTATGCCGAGTTTGTGGTGGTACCCAATTTTCCAAGGAAGCCGGTTATTTTTATTGTGAAATCTGTCAAACACAAAATGAG gaaataagagaagaagtaTTGGAAATTCGTGCAGATCCAACTACGAAACTGCGAAAGATTACAATAAAACAACAGAAAGACCGAAAACAtg GTGAAAATCAAGGGTGGACAACAtgggaaatatataattttgttttaattggATTAACCGATGAACTGATTGAACTTGGTGCTTCGCCGGATATAAAATTGACTGTGCTACAATTATGGGCAGCATATTTAAACAAACTCGAAGTTGCATTCATTTCGATAACCAAGAAATGTGTACCAAAACTATCTAAAAGATATCGCAAAAA AGATGCAGAAATCATTTATGGCAAAGTTCGATCACAAAGGAAGATtagaaaacgaaatagaacaaatataaatagtgCAAGTAATTCTATGATTTCTGGTACTCAAAGTGATGGTGGTTCACAAACGTTTCATAGAAACAAG AAACTCATGATAAATGcagattatgaaaaatatatgaaatctCAAACAAATTCTGATGCTTTTAGTGCAATTACTCAAAGTGGTTACAGTTCTGATGGAGGAACATCAATTGAAGCAGAAGGAAA gGTATCCTTTAGCAAACATGCAAAAGAGgaatctaaaaaaataaaagaattatccaAAAAAATTCCTTATGGAAAAAGGATTAAATACAGAGAAACACATATTACTACTCAATATAAAGCAGGGCCATATATAATTACAGCAATGAAACTGTGGGCTATTGTTTATCTTGGCCTAAGAATTCATAAAGAACCAATACAGTTAAGTGATATGTTAAG ATATGCAAGAGAGGGTCATATGTCTTACTATAGATTAGATCATTTAGTTCCATCTGAAGTGAAACTGTCTCAGAATGATGTGAATTTTTTAACACAAAATACAGAGATAACCCATAAGGGTATGAGAAGGATAGCTGCAAGTATGGCAAAATTTATTGGAATTAAAAAGATGAGTTGTCCAAATCTTTTTCCACTGATCAGTCGTTATTGTCAGGAATTAGCATTACCAA gAGGAGTACTACTATATGCTGAAAGATTTATTGCTCTCTCTCCTCCAACaatgatttttgattttaaaaggTCATATATCCCTAATTATGAAGCACGTGCCATGGcatttattatagttgtattaaaagtattatttggATTGGATGGTATAACagagaatattattagtaAGACTGCAGAACATATTAATAA tGTAGCTAGAAAACGAGATGTACttgatacaaaattatttagttTTTGTGAATGGCAAAGATACATTGAAtgtaggaaaaatattttagtaaATAACCATTTTCCAACAAAATTGAAATACAATCCAAGCATACcgctaaaaaataatatgtactttaaatttttggaatttattaaatcaaaaaaagatggagaagCTCCAGAAATAACTAATTATAAGCATCTTTTTCCACGAGATCTTTCTGATGCTATGAAACGgtgttttgaaaaattaaatcaagatAACATAACATCAGAAGACATGACAATATTTACTCCATCGTTAActccttttcattcttatcttCAACAACTTTATGATAATGCTTCCAACGAATTTcctgatatattaaaaactgaCTTTTATGTAACAAAAGTTGGGTACATGACTCATGTCAAAGA TTTTAAGCAACTTGCTGcacaatgtaatataaatttggaAATTATAGATTCTAGATcacattttatcgataaaattgtaCCTTTCTTTGAACCAAATAAGATGACAAATTTATTGGATCTTAAAGAAGATGTTCAAGTACATGATTATATTGaatcagaagaagaaaatgtaaaaaaaatagaaaattttgttagTTATATGGATAAAAATATACCTTGCTATACTAGAATTAACGATACAAAACTACAGCATTTTGATGATGTACAAAGCTCgtttaaaaagataacaaatttCGAATGTAATGatcataatgattttatatttggaGATGTTTTACCAAATGGTAAGTTATTAATACCCAAAGAAGATAATTCTGAATCGGAAGATGACGTATTATATCctaaagatattgaaaaaaaaactgaatttatgaatatagaattttatcagaaatataatattgaattaacaCATTATGAACAAGAATCAATGCTTAAACCACAAAAAGAGGAAACTATTGAAGATTTTATGAAACGTAAAATGCATCAATTTCGTGattcaaaaggaaaatttataaaagctgtagaagtaaaaaaatttatgaatatgtataatttCATGAATcctaatataatagataattttaatttctatgaaTTACATAATTTTACTGGATTAAATTTTGATGTTAGCCTGAATCAATCTGATAATCTTGAAATGGATATATTCAAAGAGTCATATGATATATtggaagaacaaaaacaaatacttgatagagaatataattatagtggCAATTTCAAAGACTTGGATGATTGTTtagatttatttgatatatctgATAATTTAGATGAAAATCAAGATATcaatgaaacaaattttccTTTAAACAAGGACATAGATCCCATCGaacaaaaatttgataatatgaaattttaccGTCCTTTTCAAGATTACTGGATGTATCACTGTATATTCAGTCGTGTCAAAgggaaaaattttgaattatttgaaaaaattttaccaAGAAGTTTTCGTTGGTTATTAAATGAAGCTGcgaatattttagaaatgacTACAGAAGATTTATATGAAGAAATCTGCACAATAGAAAGTTTTTATTCACAAATTTTAAATCCTGATGATGTACTTGAAGATTCTACGAGATTACATCGCAGTCTCATTATTAGTAAATggtaa
- the LOC124949908 gene encoding isoaspartyl peptidase/L-asparaginase-like, with protein sequence MSITKYHYRKNNSFKQRNNVDETFKNVTCNNSEKKCICQRDTNLPCIIVHGGVGNCEDVLVIEKMTACQKAASNGYKKLIKGGSSIEAVETALWWLECDEFFNCGYGSVLNEIGRNMYQFYKKCIWSK encoded by the coding sequence ATGTCTATAACAAAATAtcattatcgaaaaaataatagctttaaacaaagaaataatgtagatgaaacatttaaaaatgtaacatGTAATAACTCGGAAAAGAAGTGCATTTGTCAAAGGGATACAAATTTACCGTGTATAATTGTACACGGTGGTGTAGGAAATTGTGAAGATGTTTTGGTTATTGAAAAAATGACAGCTTGTCAGAAAGCTGCATCTaatggatataaaaaattaataaagggAGGTAGTTCTATAGAAGCTGTAGAAACAGCTTTATGGTGGTTGGAATgtgatgaattttttaattgtggTTATGGATctgtattaaatgaaataggTAGAAATATGTACCAATTCTATAAGAAATGTATATGGTCTAAATAa
- the LOC124950156 gene encoding ATP-dependent RNA helicase abstrakt — MSQINSDERPKKRYRKEEEKNTFSDTDEDYVPYVSVKERKKQQLIKLGKINQLKEESANGGIGKSSSENEKDDADDDNGQVWGRKSNISLLDQHTELKKLAEAKKESAMEKQLKEEEKILESVAENKALMGVAELAKGIQYEDPIKTSWHPPKVILNLGETRHERVRKKLRILVEGDDVPPPLKSFKEMKFHRGILNGLEQKGITKPTPIQVQGIPTVLSGRDMIGIAFTGSGKTLVFVLPIIMFCLEQEVGMPFIRNEGPYGLIICPSRELAKQTYDIIRHYTNSLRQAGCPDIRSCLAIGGVPVSESLEVINKGVHIMVATPGRLMDMLDKKMVKLSVCRYLCMDEADRMIDMGFEEDVRTIFSFFRGQRQTLLFSATMPKKIQNFARSALVKPVTINVGRAGAASMNVIQEVEYVKQEAKIVYLLECLQKTPPPVLIFAEKKQDVDAIHEYLLLKGVEAVAIHGGKDQEERSRSVEAFRAGRKDVLVATDVASKGLDFADVQHVINYDMPDDVENYVHRIGRTGRSGRTGIATTFINKANDESVLLDLKHLLMEAKQKVPPFLLELCSENEKYLNLGDERGCSYCGGLGHRITECPKLEAIQNKQASNIGRRDYLASNAADY; from the exons atgagTCAGATTAATAGCGATGAACGACCTAAAAAA aGGTacaggaaagaagaagagaaaaatacttTCTCTGACACCGATGAGGATTATGTACCGTATGTATCTGTTAAGGAACGAAAAAAGCAACAGCTTATTAAACTTGGTAAAATTAATcagttgaaagaagaaagtgcAAATGGTGGTATTGGAAAAAGTAGTagcgaaaatgaaaaggacgatgctgacgatgataacggtcAAGTTTGGGGCCGTAAATCTAATATTTCTCTTCTAGATCAACAtacagaattaaaaaaattggcAGAAG CTAAAAAAGAGAGTGCTATGGAAAAACaattaaaggaagaagaaaagatattggaaagtGTGGCAGAAAATAAAGCTTTAATGGGGGTTGCTGAATTGGCAAAAGGTATTCAGTATGAAGATCCAATAAAGACTAGTTGGCATCCTCCAAAGGTAATACTTAATCTTGGAGAAACAAGACATGAAAGAGTTAGGaagaaattaagaattttGGTAGAGGGAGATGATGTACCTCCTCCGTTAAAGAGctttaaagaaatgaaatttcacaGAGGTATCTTGAATGGTTTAGAACAGAAAGGAATCACTAAACCTACTCCGATTCAAGTACAAGGAATACCTACTGT GCTTTCTGGTCGTGATATGATTGGTATAGCTTTTACTGGAAGTGGTAAAACATTGGTTTTTGTTCTACCCATTATAATGTTTTGCTTAGAACAAGAAGTGGGTATGCCCTTTATAAGAAACGAAGGACCATATG gtCTCATAATTTGTCCATCACGAGAATTAGCAAAACAAACTTACGATATTATTCGTCATTACACAAATAGTTTAAGACAAGCTGGTTGCCCCGATATACGTAGTTGTTTAGCAATTGGTGGAGTACCTGTATCTGAATCTTTAGAAGTCATTAATAA AGGTGTACATATAATGGTAGCTACCCCAGGACGTCTTATGGATATGCTAGACAAAAAAATGGTTAAATTAAgtgtatgtagatatttatGTATGGATGAAGCAGATCGTATGATAGACATGGGTTTTGAAGAGGACGTGAggacgattttttctttcttcaga ggCCAAAGACAAACATTACTGTTCTCTGCCACTATGCCAAAAAAGATTCAAAATTTTGCTCGTTCAGCCTTAGTAAAACCTGTAACAATAAATGTTGGTCGTGCAGGTGCTGCCTCAATGAATGTAATTCAAGAGGTAGAATATGTAAAACAAGAAGCTAAGATAGTATACCTTCTAGAATGTCTTCAAAAGACTCCACCACCTGTACTTATATTTGCTGAGAAAAAACAAGATGTTGATGCTATTCATGAGTATCTACTTCTAAAAGGAGTAGAAGCTGTAGCAATACACGGAGGAAAag atcaAGAAGAAAGATCGCGTTCAGTTGAAGCGTTTCGTGCTGGCAGAAAAGATGTATTAGTAGCAACAGACGTTGCTTCTAAAGGTCTTGATTTTGCAGATGTACAACATGTTATAAATTACGATATGCCAGATGATGTAGAAAATTATG TACACAGAATTGGAAGAACTGGAAGATCAGGCAGAACTGGAATAGCCacaacatttataaataaagcaaATGACGAATCTGTATTACTTGATCTTAAACATTTATTGATGGAAGCAAAACAGAAAGTTCCACCATTTTTACTTGAGCTTTGttctgaaaatgaaaaatatcttaatttgggag ATGAACGTGGTTGCAGTTATTGCGGTGGTCTTGGGCACAGAATTACTGAATGTCCTAAACTGGAAGCTATTCAAAATAAACAAGCATCGAATATTGGCCGCCGTGATTATCTAGCCAGTAATGCAgctgattattaa
- the LOC124950159 gene encoding uncharacterized protein LOC124950159: MDECPNIIVRLAVDRADMNLITNENVQPRFYTPGEEISSQPNFLRGHGTYVDDENTLRASVAGVLEKVNKLISVRPLKARYQGEIGDVVVGRITEVQQRRWKVDTNSKLDSVLLLSSVNLPGGELRRRSAEDEQTMRRYLQEGDLICAEVQSTFVDGSLSLHTRVLKYGKLSQGIMLKVPPALIKRKKIHFHNLENGASLILGNNGYVWIGANTQETDKSEGGFTQDLSRVPQDNREVCARLRNCVLILAQCNMKLSDTSITYAYEESMKYKVSELLHEQQKWTNMDACFTAFDKDEDGFLSVSEFKLICSALFRNNLGKVYTLEEDQLQEIYSIFDLNNDGMIDREEFEICWNLWIKVCTRPKSAFLIVDVQNDFISGSLNIKHCAAQHEGLEVIEPINRLLDTVTFDAVFYSLDWHPVDHVSFIDNLPFREIDESDGISKEMVRVYDSVTFKASPSIKQRLWPRHCVQDSWGAELHKDLKIIKNAIKIYKGTNSEVDSYSVFWDNKKLTETTLASQLQEIGTTDIYICGLAYDVCVGATAVDATTNGYRTILIDDCSRGVDLVDIEKTKANVIANNGIIVNSSQVKAMVEGRDRRPELGYKLALEIKKKLSAINEVDK; the protein is encoded by the exons ATGGATGAGTGTCCGAATATTATTGTTCGTTTAGCAGTAGATAGAGCagatatgaatttaattacaaatgaaaatgtacAACCACGATTTTATACTCCTGGAGAAGAAATTTCGAGTCAACCTAATTTTTTaag ggGTCACGGAACTTACGTTGATGATGAAAATACATTAAGAGCTTCAGTTGCTGGGGTTTtagaaaaagttaataaattaatatcagtAAGACCATTGAAAGCACGTTATCAGGGTGAGATTGGCGATGTTGTTGTTGGACGTATAACTGAAGTACAACAAAGGCGTTGGAAAGTTGATACAAATTCTAAACTTGATTCAGTTTTGTTATTATCTAGTGTAAATTTACCAGGAGGTGAATTG AGACGACGATCTGCTGAAGATGAACAAACAATGAGACGTTACTTGCAAGAAGGAGATTTAATTTGTGCAGAAGTACAAAGTACTTTTGTAGATGGTTCTCTATCATTACATACAAGAGTTCTAAAGTACGGTAAATTGTCTCAAGGGATAATGTTAAAAGTACCACCTGCtcttataaagagaaaaaagatacactTCCACAATTTAGAGAATGGAGCTAGTTTAATATTGGGAAATAACGGCTATGTATGGATTGGTGCTAATACACAAGAAACAGATAAATCAGAGGGTGGTTTTACGCAGGACTTGTCTAGAGTACCTCAAGATAATCGAGAAGTATGTGCTCGCCTTCGTAATTGCGTCCTAATTTTGGCACAatgtaatatgaaattatcTGATACATCTATAACATATGCTTATGAAGAATCTATGAAATATAAGGTGAGCGAATTATTGC ACGAACAGCAAAAGTGGACAAACATGGATGCATGTTTTACTGCCTTTGACAAAGATGAAGATGGATTTTTATCTGTATCAGAATTTAAACTTATATGTAGTGCCTTATTTCGCAATAATCTTGGTAAAGTTTATACACTTGAAGAAGATCAATTgcaagaaatatattcaatctTTGATCTAAATAATGATGGAATGATAGACAGGGAAGAATTTGAA aTATGCTGGAATCTTTGGATTAAAGTTTGCACACGTCCAAAAAGTGCCTTTCTTATTGTGGATGTACAGAATGATTTTATATCAGGATCTTTAAACATTAAACATTGTGCTGCACAACATGAGGGATTAGAAGTAATTGAACCTATTAATCGTTTATTGGATACAGTAACATTTGATGCTGTATTTTATTCACTTGATTGGCATCCTGTAGATCATGTATCTTTCATTGATAATTTACCTTTCAG ggaAATTGATGAAAGCGATGGTATATCTAAAGAAATGGTCCGAGTATATGACAGTGTAACATTTAAAGCATCACCTTCAATAAAGCAAAGGCTCTGGCCCCGTCATTGTGTTCAGGATTCATGGGGTGCTGAACTtcataaagatttaaaaataattaaaaatgctataaaaatttacaaaggaACTAATTCGGAAGTAGATTCATACTCCGTATTTtgggataataaaaaattaacagaGACAACATTAGCTTCACAATTACAAGAGATAGGCaccacagatatatatatttgcggATTAGCATATGACGTATGCGTAGGTGCTACTGCTGTTGATGCAACAACAAATGGTTATCGTACTATTCTTATCGATGATTGTAGCCGTGGAGTTGATTTAGTGGATATTGAAAAAACGAAAGCAAATGTAATAGCTAATAATGGAATTATTGTAAATTCAAGTCAAGTAAAAGCTATGGTTGaaggaagagatagaagacCAGAACTCGGATATAAACTTGCTctggaaattaaaaagaaattaagtgCCATAAATGAGGTTGACAAATAG